Sequence from the Candidatus Thioglobus sp. NP1 genome:
TAAACTTAGTATTGTAGTTACTGAGCTCCCATATCAGGTTAATAAGGCTAGATTAATTGGTAAGATTGCAGAACTTGTTAAAGATAAGAAGATTGATGGTATTACTGGCCTAAGAGATGAGTCAGATAAAGATGGTATGAGAATGGTTGTTGAGCTAAGGAGGGGTGAAGTACCTGAGGTTATGCTTAATAACCTTTACAAGCTTACAGAAATGCAAACTGTCTTTGGTATTAATATGGTTGCAATAGACCATGGAATGCCAAAATTAATGAACCTGAAGTCTATCCTAAGTGCATTTATTGCTCATAGAAGAGAGATTGTCACTCGCCGTTCAATTTTTGAACTTAATAAGGCAAAAGATCGTGCTCACCTATTAGAGGGATTGTCTGTAGCTCTTTTTAACATTGATGAGGTTATTGCTCTTATTAAAGCTGCCCCTAATCCAAGTGAAGCAAAAGAAGGCCTAGTTGCAAAAGTCTGGAAGGGTTCCGTAATTCAAGAGCTTATTGGTGATAGAGATATGGCTCAATTCAAGCCTCAAGATTTAGGCGCTAATCTTGGTCTTCAAAAGAATGGAGATTATCAATTATCAGAAAAACAGGCCCAGGCGATTCTTGATTTAAGACTTCATAGGTTAACTGGTCTTGAAAAAGATAAGATATTTAATGAATTTAATGAACTATTAGAGCAGATTAAAGCTTTGCTCGATATACTTCAAACACCAGACCTTTTGATGGATGTCATTCGCAAAGAGCTAACTGAGATCAGAGATAGTTTTGGTGGTCCTCGCATCACTGAAATTATTGAGCACAAAATAGATTTAACTCTTGAGGATTTGATAGCTCAAGAGGATCGTGTAGTAACTCTTTCCCATGGCGGGTATGTCAAAGCTCAGTCTCTCAGTGATTACCACGCCCAACGAAGGGGAGGTAAAGGAAAGGCTGCAACGAAAATGAAGGATGAGGATTTTGTTGATCAATTATTTGTTGCCAACTCACATGACACAGTTCTTTGTTTTTCCTCTACAGGAAAGGTCCACTGGTTAAAAGTTTATGAGCTTCCAATGGCTTCTAGAATTTCAAGAGGAAAGCCTATTATCAACTTACTGCCTCTCGAAAAAGATGAGTCAATAAATGCAATCTTGCCAGTTAAAGAGTTTACCGATGATCAGTTCGTATTTATGGTTACGAGTTCTGGAACTTGTAAAAAAACTTCACTGCAAAACTTTTCTCGTCCAAGAAAGGGTGGCATTATAGCTATAGAATTGAGAGATGATGATAAATTGGTTGGGGTTGAAATAACTGCTGGAGAGCATGATATATTGCTTTTCTCTTCTGCTGGAAAATCAATACGATTTAGAGAGTCTGATGTTCGATCAGTTGGAAGAACTGCGATTGGTGTTAGAGGTATTCGATTAGCAAATAATGATAGGGTAGTTTCTTTAATTGTTGCTGAATCAAGTGACCCTATTTTAACAGCTACTGAGAAAGGCTATGGTAAGAGAACTCTTTTGGATGAATATCGTGCCCAAGCTAGAGGTGGTTCTGGAGTAATTTCAATAAAAACATCAGATCGAAATGGTCAAGTTGTTGGTGCTATTCAGGTAACTGATGAGGATGAAATGATGCTTATTTCAGATAAAGGGACTCTTGTAAGAGCCCGTGCTGCAGATGTTTCAGTAATTGGTCGAAATACTCAGGGCGTAACACTAATTAATATAGCGGAAGATGAAAAATTAGTTTCAGTTGCTAAAATTGCTGAAACTGATGATGAGGATAGTAATGATGAGGATACTAATGATTTAAATAATGATGCGGTATCGTCTGAGCCAGAAGAGTAGTTATTTTTTATTTAATTAAATATATTAAATTTCATTTTGAACTACAACTTTTAAATGGATGAGCTTTATCTTTTTTTACATTAAGAAAAACTAGCCTCTTTTTTTTTAAAAAACATCAAAAACCTATTATTCTATTGCTATAATCTTATCAGAGTTTGAAATTATTCACTCTATATCTGTATATAAATTAATCCTTTAGGAGAAAGAAAATATGAATATTAAATTTATCACTAAGGTATTTGGTGCAACTGCTACTGCATTTTTATTAATGTTTAGTACTGCCTCAAATGCTGCATGTGGAAAAATAACTATTGCTGACATGAACTGGGCATCAGCTTCTTTGATGGCTAATGTTGACAAGGCTATGCTGGAAGCAATGGGCTGTGAAATTGAGCTAGTTGCTGGTTCTACTATGCCTACATTTACTTCAATGAATGAAACTGGTTCACCAGACGTTGCTCCAGAAATTTGGGCTAATGCAATGGCTGATCTAGTTGATAGTGCTGTTGGTGCGGGTCGTTTACACATTGGTAATATAGCTCCAATGTCAGGTCTTGGTGAAGGCTGGTGGGTTTTACCTGCTACACTTGATGCACATCCTGAGTTAACTTCAGCTGAAGCAATTCTTGCACGTCCTGACTTATTCCCTGACAAGGAAGATCCTTCAATGGGTGCTTTCCATGGTTGTCCTGCTGGTTGGGGTTGCCAATTATCAAACCAAGCTCTTTATGACGCGTTTGATATGGAAGCAAAAGGTTGGAAGTTAATCGATCCTGGTTCAGCTGCTGGACTTGATGGTTCAATTGCAAAAGCTTCAGAGAGTGGTGATAACTGGTTCGGTTATTACTGGAATCCAACTTCGTTAGTTGGTAAATATGACATGCAGGCTATCGATATGGGCTCTTATGCTGGTGACGATAACTGGGTAGGTTGTGTTGCTGTCGCTAGTACTGGTTGTGAGGCTTCATCTTGGATTAATTCTCGAGTGAATACACTACTAAGTGACAACATGTACTACAACGGTCCAAGTGATGCGATGAAGTATTTTGAAGCTCGTACATGGCCTGGTTCTGTAATGAATCAAATGCTAGTATGGATGGAAGATACTGGAGGAACAGGAGCTGACGCTTCTGTTGAATTCTTATCATCTCATGGAGACGTATGGAAAGCTTGGGTCAGTGCAGATGTTGCTGCCTCAGTAGAAGCTTCTCTATAAAGGTTCAAAGAAACCAGTAAAACTTTTTTAGTTATTCTGGTTTTAGGTAAATACTAATTGCCCGTAGATTTTATGATTACGGGCAATTTTTATGATTAAGGACTAAATATCAGTCTTTAATCATAAAAATTATTTATTTTGGATAAGTCATTTTTAATTTAAGTTTAAATTGAATTGCAATTTGAAGAAAAAAAATGTTTAAATTAAAAGAGTTTAAAAGAGTTTAAAGGAGTTTAGTATGTCGGCAGTTAGGCCAATCCCTCAACAGTCAATAATAGAGTGTATTCCGCCAGCATCTGAAATTGCAGATCTAAGAATACTTGGGAAAGATTTAAACTTTATCCAAGCGATGACAAAAAGAGCTGATGACTTAACAGCTCAAGCTCTAAATGCTACAGAGTATTCTCAGTTGGTTCAAATAACGGATAGTTTTGTAAAGCTTACTGATCGGGCAGAAGCCAAAACGAAAACGTTAAAAGAATTAGCAAACGACTCTAATCGATTAACCGAAGTTAACAATTCTGCAGAACTTCTCGAAAAGGTTCAGTTATTAGCTCAAGCCCTAGAGAGTAAGACTCAAGAGCTTTCTGGTCTCTATAGTTCAAACGAAAACTCATTATTAGAAAACTATGGTAGCACTATTAATGAGCTAATAAATAAGGTTGACTCTATAACTACCCCTAATGAGGTTATTTCTTTATTTGCTGAAACAGAAACTTTATTTAAAGCTATTAGTGAAAATGCGCGATATATAAATAATAATCCAAAGGCACAAGAGTTGCTTGCTAAGGTTGAAGAGCTTTCAAGTATATATTCAGATAAAGCAGAGCAATATACTGATTCCTTTATGAGTGAAATGGGTTCTCAAATTGCATTACTAAATCAAAAAATTACAGGTCTTAAAGGAAATATTGATTTCCTTAGTTCAAATTCTTCAATCCAAACTCACTTAGATCAATTGTCACAAATTCGTGAGCAAGTGAATGCCTCATCCTCAATATATAAGAATTACCCTGGTGTTCGAGATATGATTTATAACTTAGATACGCTAAGTATCTCTACCCATGCAAAAGTTAAGGATATGGCAGAGAGTAATGAAATAGTTTCAGATTTAATGCCTTATATAAATGATTCAGAGGCTCTTTCCAGAGCTGTCAAAGAAGCTGCTATTAGAACCGATGTCTCGACTGTTGAGAATGTCCTAATGCCATTAGTAAATAAAGCAAATGAGTTAAGTGCGAAAGTAAACGAGTTAGCTGGCCTCTATGAAGCGGGTAATTATGGTGATATTAAAGTAAGAGCAGTGGCTAGTTTTGATAAAACTGTGGAAAGACTGGATAGGCAGTATATCTCTATACGATCAACTGATCCAGAGGCTTTGGCTGCAAATATAAGTGGTTATGCTAACGATGTTGGATTAAGTATTAACGCAATTCGCCCAGTCAACCCTGAGTCGCAAATTCAATACTTTAGTAGCATGGCTTCTCGAGTTGGAGATTCAATAACGACTTCAGACTTTAGTATATTTGTAAACAATGTAATATCAATACCTGGGGATGTAATGATGAGTTCTCGTAACTGTGTTGATGCTGCTTTCAAAGACTTTACAAGAGAGTTTGGGAGTAATATTGAGGCTTTCTTTGATCCGTTAATGTTTTTTTTAGTTTGGCTCGAAAGGCTATTATTATCAACACCATGGCCGATTTTTTTAGGGGTAGCAGGAATTTTAGCCTGGTTAGGCTCTAGAAGTATTAAGGTCTCAATTTCAGTTATGTTTGCATTCTTTGCAATTGGATTTTTAGATATGTGGGACCCTATGATCTCAACTGTAACAATGATTTCAGCTGCAACACTTCTATGTTTGACATTAGGAATGCCTCTTGGTGTATGGATGTCAAAGTCCGAAAGAGCACAATCAATAATAACTCCTGTACTGGATATTATGCAAACAATCCCTCCATTTGTATATCTTATTCCTGTTGTTATGATGCTAGGTATTGGTAAGGTTCCTGGATTAATTGCAGTTTGTATCTATGCTATGCCACCTATTGTGAGGTTAACAAATTTAGGCATACGTTTAGTTGATAAAGAAGCGATGGAAGCAGCAGATGCATTTGGAGCAACATATAGGCAAAGATTGTTTATGGTGCAAATACCTTTGGCTCTTCCAAATATTTTTGCTGGGATAAACCAGACTATTATGATGGCTCTAGCGATGGTTGTTATTGCCTCAATGATTGGAGTTGCAGGACTTGGACTACCAGTACTCCAGGCTGTTCAAAATCAATATTTATCAATGGGTACTCTAAATGGGCTTGCAATTGTTGCCCTGGCAGTTATTTTTGATAGAGTTTCTCAAGCATTTGGTACTAGGATTCAAAAACACCGTTCTGGAGATGTCCTATGACGCAGGATATAAAAATAAAAATTTCAAATCTGACAAAGATTTTTGGACCTAAGGCAGAGTCTGTTTTAAAACATGTCGATAACGGGATGGGGAAAGATGATCTCCTTAAGGAGCATCAGCATGTTCTTGGACTAAGTAATATTAACCTTGACCTGGCAAACAAGAATATTGAAGTAATTATGGGTCTTTCAGGCTCTGGAAAATCGACTCTTATTCGTCATATCAACCGACTTATTGAACCTACCGCTGGCTCTATCATGATTGGTGGTGAGGATGTGATTCAAATGCCTATGGAGCAACTTCGTAAGTTTAGGCAGCAAAAAACAGCGATGGTTTTTCAAAGCTTTGCATTGTTACCTCATAAAACAATTTTGGATAATGTTTGCCTGGGTGTTCACTTACAGGGTGTGAAAGGTGATGATGCCATTACTAGAGCAAAAAAATGGATTGATCGAGTAGGCTTAACAGGTTATGAAGATCGCTACCCATCTCAACTATCAGGTGGAATGCAACAACGTGTTGGTTTGGCTAGAGCTCTTACTTGTGATACCGAAATATTAATGATGGATGAGGCCTTTAGTGCCCTTGATCCTTTAATTCGAAGTGACATGCAAGACTTACTCCTAGAACTGCAACAAGAGCTTCACAAGACAATTGTTTTTATTACTCATGACCTTGACGAGGCTCTTAAAATTGGTGATCGCATCGCCATTTTAAATGGTGGAGAGTTGGTCCAACATGGTACAAGTCAGGAAATTTTAATGACACCTGCAGACGATTATGTAAGAGACTTTGTTAAAAAAGTAAATCGCTCGCATGTGCTTCAAACTAAATCTGTTATGACAGATCAAAAGCCATCAAAGGGCTCTAAATCAATTGCAGTTAGTGATATGGATTCAATCGATTCTGCTTTGTGTGAGATGCTTCGTGAAAATGCTGACTGTTGCATTATTCAAGATTCAAGTGGTTCAGATGTTGGTTATTTAAATAAGAAGGATATTGCTGAGGTTGTTAAACCCTTAGAGGTATAAAAGACTTAGTGCTCTCTTGTAGAGTTAAACTTTAAATTTGGATGACGCTCAATAGTGAGTTGAAGGTTCACCATACTGGGCGCTAAATAAGATAACATTCCAGAACTATCAATTGCAACATTATTACCAGCTTTTATTTTAAGCTGATCAATATCTTTGTCAGATCCTACTACCCATCTTGCGGTAGCTACATTTATTGTTTCAAATTGACAGTCCACGCCATATTCATACTTAAGTCTGTGGGCAACAACATCAAATTGCAATATTCCTACAGCTCCTAAAATTTGAGAGCTATTTGAGATGGGGCGAAATACTTGCGTTGCACCCTCTTCAGAGAGTTGATCAAGACCTTTTTGGAGGGCTTTTGCTTTTAAAGGGTCTTTAAGTAATGCACGCCTAAAAAGTTCTGGTGCAAAATTTGGGATTCCTTGAAAGTTGATTTTTTCTCCTTGAGTAAAGGTATCTCCAATGCCAATACCTCCATGATTATGAATCCCAATAACATCCCCAGCATAAGCCACTTCAGTAGAGCTCCTTTCTCGAGACATAAAAGTTACAGCGTTAGCAATTTTTATTTGTTTACCTGTAGAAACTTGAAGAACTTTCATACCTTTTTGGTACTCACCACTTACGATTCTCATAAAGGCTAATCTGTCATGGTGTTTTGGATCCATATTGGCTTGAATTTTGAAGACAAAGCCTGTTAACTTTTCTTCATCTGGGGACACAATCCTTGAGTCACTCTCACGACTTTGAGGAATTGGTGAGTATTTGATAAAGCCATCAAGTAAATTTTCAATACCAAAATTATTAATTGCAGATCCAAAAAAAACTGGTGTCTGTTTACCTTCTAGAAAATCTTTTAAGTTGAAAGGATTAGTTGTACCACTAATCAGCTCGACTTCTTCTCGAGCCTCATGAGCAAACTCATT
This genomic interval carries:
- a CDS encoding glycine betaine/L-proline ABC transporter ATP-binding protein, which codes for MTQDIKIKISNLTKIFGPKAESVLKHVDNGMGKDDLLKEHQHVLGLSNINLDLANKNIEVIMGLSGSGKSTLIRHINRLIEPTAGSIMIGGEDVIQMPMEQLRKFRQQKTAMVFQSFALLPHKTILDNVCLGVHLQGVKGDDAITRAKKWIDRVGLTGYEDRYPSQLSGGMQQRVGLARALTCDTEILMMDEAFSALDPLIRSDMQDLLLELQQELHKTIVFITHDLDEALKIGDRIAILNGGELVQHGTSQEILMTPADDYVRDFVKKVNRSHVLQTKSVMTDQKPSKGSKSIAVSDMDSIDSALCEMLRENADCCIIQDSSGSDVGYLNKKDIAEVVKPLEV
- a CDS encoding ABC transporter permease subunit produces the protein MSAVRPIPQQSIIECIPPASEIADLRILGKDLNFIQAMTKRADDLTAQALNATEYSQLVQITDSFVKLTDRAEAKTKTLKELANDSNRLTEVNNSAELLEKVQLLAQALESKTQELSGLYSSNENSLLENYGSTINELINKVDSITTPNEVISLFAETETLFKAISENARYINNNPKAQELLAKVEELSSIYSDKAEQYTDSFMSEMGSQIALLNQKITGLKGNIDFLSSNSSIQTHLDQLSQIREQVNASSSIYKNYPGVRDMIYNLDTLSISTHAKVKDMAESNEIVSDLMPYINDSEALSRAVKEAAIRTDVSTVENVLMPLVNKANELSAKVNELAGLYEAGNYGDIKVRAVASFDKTVERLDRQYISIRSTDPEALAANISGYANDVGLSINAIRPVNPESQIQYFSSMASRVGDSITTSDFSIFVNNVISIPGDVMMSSRNCVDAAFKDFTREFGSNIEAFFDPLMFFLVWLERLLLSTPWPIFLGVAGILAWLGSRSIKVSISVMFAFFAIGFLDMWDPMISTVTMISAATLLCLTLGMPLGVWMSKSERAQSIITPVLDIMQTIPPFVYLIPVVMMLGIGKVPGLIAVCIYAMPPIVRLTNLGIRLVDKEAMEAADAFGATYRQRLFMVQIPLALPNIFAGINQTIMMALAMVVIASMIGVAGLGLPVLQAVQNQYLSMGTLNGLAIVALAVIFDRVSQAFGTRIQKHRSGDVL
- a CDS encoding peptide chain release factor 3, with protein sequence MSELSKRRTFAIISHPDAGKTTVTEKLLLYGGAIKTAGSVKARKADSHATSDWMEMEKERGISITSSVMQFPYDNHIINLLDTPGHEDFSEDTYRTLTAVDSALMVIDVAKGVEQRTIKLMEVCRLRDTPILTFINKMDREGREPIDLLDEVESVLNIECSPITWPIGMGKGFKGVFHFLENKVYLFESGKNAKIGENTIIEGINNPQLDEILGNEFAHEAREEVELISGTTNPFNLKDFLEGKQTPVFFGSAINNFGIENLLDGFIKYSPIPQSRESDSRIVSPDEEKLTGFVFKIQANMDPKHHDRLAFMRIVSGEYQKGMKVLQVSTGKQIKIANAVTFMSRERSSTEVAYAGDVIGIHNHGGIGIGDTFTQGEKINFQGIPNFAPELFRRALLKDPLKAKALQKGLDQLSEEGATQVFRPISNSSQILGAVGILQFDVVAHRLKYEYGVDCQFETINVATARWVVGSDKDIDQLKIKAGNNVAIDSSGMLSYLAPSMVNLQLTIERHPNLKFNSTREH
- the gyrA gene encoding DNA gyrase subunit A translates to MSDDTDSEEIFEEKYPIVTIEDEMRGSYLEYAMSVIVGRALPDVRDGLKPVHRRVLYAMDVLGNDYNKSYKKSARVVGDVIGKYHPHGDTAVYDTIVRMAQPFSMRNVLVDGQGNFGSVDGDRAAAMRYTEIRMTKLSHELLRDLEKETVDFIDNYDGSESEPSVLPTRVPNLLINGSSGIAVGMATNIPPHNLTEVTEACLRFIDNEDISIDELLEILPGPDFPTAGIINGASGIREAYETGKGKIYLRSRSHVEGEDKLSIVVTELPYQVNKARLIGKIAELVKDKKIDGITGLRDESDKDGMRMVVELRRGEVPEVMLNNLYKLTEMQTVFGINMVAIDHGMPKLMNLKSILSAFIAHRREIVTRRSIFELNKAKDRAHLLEGLSVALFNIDEVIALIKAAPNPSEAKEGLVAKVWKGSVIQELIGDRDMAQFKPQDLGANLGLQKNGDYQLSEKQAQAILDLRLHRLTGLEKDKIFNEFNELLEQIKALLDILQTPDLLMDVIRKELTEIRDSFGGPRITEIIEHKIDLTLEDLIAQEDRVVTLSHGGYVKAQSLSDYHAQRRGGKGKAATKMKDEDFVDQLFVANSHDTVLCFSSTGKVHWLKVYELPMASRISRGKPIINLLPLEKDESINAILPVKEFTDDQFVFMVTSSGTCKKTSLQNFSRPRKGGIIAIELRDDDKLVGVEITAGEHDILLFSSAGKSIRFRESDVRSVGRTAIGVRGIRLANNDRVVSLIVAESSDPILTATEKGYGKRTLLDEYRAQARGGSGVISIKTSDRNGQVVGAIQVTDEDEMMLISDKGTLVRARAADVSVIGRNTQGVTLINIAEDEKLVSVAKIAETDDEDSNDEDTNDLNNDAVSSEPEE
- a CDS encoding glycine betaine ABC transporter substrate-binding protein, with the protein product MNIKFITKVFGATATAFLLMFSTASNAACGKITIADMNWASASLMANVDKAMLEAMGCEIELVAGSTMPTFTSMNETGSPDVAPEIWANAMADLVDSAVGAGRLHIGNIAPMSGLGEGWWVLPATLDAHPELTSAEAILARPDLFPDKEDPSMGAFHGCPAGWGCQLSNQALYDAFDMEAKGWKLIDPGSAAGLDGSIAKASESGDNWFGYYWNPTSLVGKYDMQAIDMGSYAGDDNWVGCVAVASTGCEASSWINSRVNTLLSDNMYYNGPSDAMKYFEARTWPGSVMNQMLVWMEDTGGTGADASVEFLSSHGDVWKAWVSADVAASVEASL